From one [Ruminococcus] lactaris ATCC 29176 genomic stretch:
- a CDS encoding beta-N-acetylglucosaminidase domain-containing protein: MKKVRKYRKLLSSLLIFTLILSMGSGVFAAKSAGAFAKEADQYKIYPIPQSVTYGNSSFIMSEDVNVVAEEGIDKYTVNFLKEVLEKNDRTMNLSEDIVSGKTNILLGVKESGGVADTYVADHITRGTADLFEKNDPYLLSADTDSDGNEVIAIVGKDTDCTFYGIATLQMMLSSFNNKEGKILDVQIEDYAGVAFRGFIEGFYGGWDYASRASLMRFARDVKMNNYVYASKTDVYHTSKWNELYPQSDIDQIKELVEVGKETKCYYAWSVHLSGFFNGLDTSNEEAYNTRYNQLTAKFQQLYDAGVRKFDILNDDFGKGSHADVVALLNKLTKEFIEPKGCKPLTYCPQGYNEVWSKWSSNASELETLKGLDPSISIYWTGADVNSPITQSTIDYVKEKSGHEACFWINYPVNEHAKSGIYLGDITYYARDGVTGMAGAVSNPSRFAESNKVGLFQLAALFWNNKNYSENAQTVWEDAFRYLEPEVEDSYFKIASNVSNCPHSSRIGNGFPESKYLKDTLASVLNKINSGAALKNDSEVESLISEMDKIVAAVADFKENCTNTKLVQELNPWLSSLNDVATGIKAILKSAQALQENDAEEAWTNFGTAAKALNMWNTYNTGDGTTKAEAGSKRLQPFLSEVTAYVKNNLTPLMDSSNTDFTPKFYAVLGGTKRTDDAQSAKIFDGDETTAGLWNTVQKTNDYYGVDMGRVLNVTDISILQGSNDTDHDYFHKAILEYSENGEDWTQIGEQYNDTLKIERSDLDITARYVRLRLAATGTSSKADYWTHVREFTVNKKEVQGERIYTNVDSLKQTALTVQGKEYSVRNLTDLTLNAGEYVGIKMTALTSASAITAEGTGLDQLAVQYSTNGVQWSGQADFTAPAVLRYIRIVNNTDSAVTCDLEKLGVTAENLKMNPSVLEHSFTNALKEGKWDNLFDGDRSTYAWTNEAQQNGDYLIIDLGATVALYDVNVVTGDGNPRFYNAVLEYSKDKTNWTQIGSVANDNSEFVVPYRFLKGNAQGADAKYIRIRLTGNSGYYLKIHEVEINKEVSQDAGEASEVVSSISGNAEKCVDGDISSVFTASAATVDGDYLEYRLTENTKLRSFSILQDAANISDATVKVLTKDGYEKVGTFDKSAKKFDVSEDENIFAIRLEWTAGRQPSIYEIFTDKAGKDTDDIGEYVPHIILDGDEEETESNIALNKTVTVSGTETASVVPSACVDGNESTKWDSNVLKGSNAPAGATAWVYVDLGETKTSIINSMTMKYFNKVYPTASQIQVSNDHENWITVKFLSKNAGLTNQTDTYETETPLSVRYVRLLFTEINSQAAGNAIGLKEFEIYGIQSEAKYQVEAAEAVEGITVDKGTEAADLNLPKLVSVQLKRNGSETAKTVQMPVVWNTENYNAAADGVYTLEGIISLNGTVQNTADVKVQVAVTVGSGQAAPDKTELAAAIAAAEEIDRTLYTKTTAAEFVAAYESAVAVNESEDADQAAIDEAKEALLAKKDALLLKITTEKENLSLNKPVTVSGTTNGRKENCVDGDDSTKWDSNLIKGSNATDTKAWVVIDLGEDSANLIDKITAKYFNKVYPTQYEIQVSDDNENWTTVKALSKEAGLTGQTDVVEFEQPVAGRYVRFYFTELNSEAYGDGIGINEITVEGRKINETAAVTGVPALNQIEVAKGTTAEEIRDQLPATVTVKVTVDGVTEPVDVVLPVQWDLSAYSGEKDATYTLQGTLVTQGTIAEAAELPAEVTVKVGTGEEVVVNKETLRTVLEALEEKDLSGYTEESVAALQAALQTAEAVLADESADQAAVDQALAALQAAKEGLKVKDNSGKDDSGKDDPGKNDPGKNDPDKNDPGKNDPGKNDPGSDQPAADVPSNGTTGNDAQTSGKGDAGQKNTAVKTGDSSSGVYAELMLLSLAMGCAGIYLKKKEKNR; encoded by the coding sequence ATGAAAAAGGTGAGAAAGTACAGGAAACTGCTGAGCAGTCTGCTGATCTTCACATTGATCCTTTCAATGGGAAGTGGAGTTTTTGCAGCAAAGTCAGCAGGAGCTTTCGCAAAAGAAGCAGATCAGTACAAAATTTACCCAATTCCGCAATCTGTGACATATGGAAATAGTAGCTTTATCATGTCAGAGGATGTGAATGTTGTTGCAGAAGAAGGGATTGACAAGTACACTGTCAACTTCCTGAAGGAAGTACTTGAGAAGAATGACCGGACTATGAATCTATCAGAAGATATAGTTTCCGGTAAGACAAATATTCTTCTCGGAGTAAAAGAATCAGGCGGGGTAGCAGATACGTATGTTGCGGATCATATCACAAGAGGGACAGCAGATTTATTTGAAAAAAATGATCCGTATCTTTTAAGTGCAGATACAGACAGTGACGGAAATGAAGTCATTGCAATCGTAGGAAAAGATACAGACTGCACTTTTTATGGAATTGCAACATTACAGATGATGCTTTCTTCTTTTAATAATAAGGAAGGAAAAATTCTGGATGTTCAGATTGAGGACTATGCTGGTGTCGCATTCCGTGGATTTATCGAAGGATTTTATGGCGGATGGGATTATGCATCCCGTGCGAGTCTGATGCGTTTTGCAAGAGATGTGAAGATGAACAATTATGTTTACGCATCAAAGACAGATGTATATCATACATCAAAATGGAATGAACTGTATCCACAGTCTGACATTGATCAGATCAAGGAACTGGTAGAAGTAGGAAAGGAGACGAAGTGTTATTATGCATGGTCTGTACATCTTTCCGGATTCTTTAATGGATTAGATACATCGAATGAAGAGGCGTACAATACCCGTTATAATCAGCTTACAGCAAAATTCCAGCAGTTGTATGATGCGGGAGTCCGTAAGTTTGATATTCTGAATGATGATTTTGGAAAGGGTTCTCATGCGGATGTAGTTGCACTTCTGAACAAACTTACAAAAGAGTTTATTGAGCCAAAAGGATGTAAACCACTGACGTACTGTCCACAGGGGTATAATGAGGTGTGGTCAAAATGGTCATCCAATGCATCAGAGTTGGAGACATTAAAGGGGCTGGATCCTTCTATCAGTATTTACTGGACAGGAGCAGATGTAAACTCGCCGATTACGCAGAGTACGATTGACTACGTGAAAGAAAAGTCAGGGCATGAAGCATGTTTCTGGATCAATTATCCGGTCAACGAACATGCCAAGTCAGGAATCTATCTTGGCGATATTACTTATTATGCAAGAGATGGTGTAACGGGAATGGCAGGTGCGGTATCCAATCCATCCCGATTCGCTGAGAGTAATAAAGTCGGCTTATTCCAGTTGGCAGCGTTATTCTGGAATAACAAAAACTATTCTGAAAATGCTCAGACTGTTTGGGAAGATGCTTTCCGTTATCTTGAGCCGGAAGTAGAGGATTCCTATTTTAAAATTGCAAGCAATGTATCCAACTGCCCGCATTCCAGCCGTATTGGCAATGGATTCCCGGAGTCAAAATATCTGAAGGATACACTGGCAAGTGTTCTGAATAAGATCAACAGCGGTGCTGCACTGAAAAATGATTCTGAAGTTGAAAGTCTTATTTCAGAAATGGATAAGATTGTTGCAGCAGTAGCAGATTTTAAAGAAAACTGTACAAATACAAAGCTGGTTCAGGAACTGAATCCATGGCTCAGTTCTCTGAATGATGTTGCTACAGGAATTAAGGCGATTCTGAAGTCCGCACAGGCACTTCAGGAAAATGATGCAGAAGAGGCATGGACGAATTTCGGTACAGCAGCAAAAGCATTGAATATGTGGAACACTTATAATACAGGTGACGGAACAACAAAGGCAGAGGCGGGAAGCAAGCGTCTTCAGCCATTTTTATCAGAAGTTACGGCTTATGTAAAAAATAATCTGACCCCGTTAATGGATTCATCCAATACAGACTTTACACCAAAGTTCTATGCAGTACTTGGTGGAACAAAGAGAACAGATGATGCCCAGTCAGCGAAGATTTTTGATGGGGATGAGACTACGGCAGGATTATGGAATACCGTTCAGAAGACAAATGATTATTATGGTGTAGATATGGGACGTGTACTGAATGTGACGGATATTTCTATCCTTCAGGGATCCAATGATACAGACCATGATTATTTCCATAAAGCCATTTTGGAATATTCCGAGAACGGAGAAGACTGGACGCAGATTGGTGAACAGTATAATGATACTTTAAAAATTGAGCGGAGTGATCTGGATATTACTGCAAGATATGTCAGACTTCGTCTTGCAGCGACAGGAACATCTTCCAAGGCGGACTACTGGACACATGTCAGAGAGTTTACAGTCAATAAAAAAGAAGTACAGGGAGAGCGGATTTATACAAATGTGGATTCCCTGAAGCAGACAGCACTGACTGTGCAGGGAAAAGAGTACAGTGTAAGAAATCTTACAGATCTTACCCTGAATGCAGGAGAGTATGTTGGAATTAAAATGACAGCTCTGACCTCTGCCTCTGCGATTACTGCAGAAGGAACCGGGCTGGATCAGTTAGCTGTCCAGTATTCCACAAATGGGGTACAGTGGAGCGGACAGGCTGATTTTACAGCACCTGCAGTTCTCAGATACATAAGAATTGTGAACAATACAGACAGTGCAGTGACCTGTGATCTTGAAAAACTGGGAGTGACAGCAGAAAATCTGAAGATGAATCCGAGTGTTCTAGAGCATAGTTTTACGAATGCACTGAAAGAGGGAAAATGGGATAATCTTTTTGACGGAGATCGTTCCACTTATGCATGGACGAATGAAGCACAACAGAACGGAGATTATCTTATCATTGATCTCGGTGCGACAGTTGCTTTGTATGATGTCAATGTGGTGACAGGAGATGGAAATCCGAGATTTTATAATGCAGTACTTGAATATTCAAAAGATAAGACGAACTGGACGCAGATCGGTTCAGTAGCGAACGATAATTCAGAATTTGTTGTACCGTATCGTTTCCTTAAGGGAAATGCACAGGGAGCAGATGCAAAATATATCCGGATCCGTCTGACCGGCAACAGCGGATATTATCTGAAGATCCATGAAGTAGAGATCAATAAAGAAGTCAGCCAGGATGCGGGAGAGGCAAGTGAAGTAGTCAGCAGTATCAGCGGAAATGCAGAAAAATGCGTGGACGGAGATATTTCCAGTGTATTTACAGCATCAGCGGCAACTGTGGATGGTGATTATCTGGAATACAGACTGACAGAGAATACAAAGCTTCGTTCTTTCTCAATCCTTCAGGATGCGGCAAATATATCTGATGCAACAGTGAAAGTACTGACAAAAGATGGTTATGAGAAAGTAGGAACATTTGATAAGAGTGCTAAGAAATTCGATGTTTCAGAAGATGAGAATATCTTTGCAATCCGTCTGGAGTGGACAGCAGGCAGGCAGCCATCTATCTATGAGATCTTTACAGACAAAGCAGGAAAGGATACCGATGACATCGGTGAATATGTACCGCATATCATTTTAGATGGAGACGAAGAAGAGACGGAGTCCAATATTGCACTGAATAAGACAGTGACCGTTTCAGGTACAGAAACTGCAAGTGTAGTACCATCAGCCTGTGTAGACGGAAATGAGAGTACCAAATGGGACAGTAATGTGCTGAAAGGATCTAATGCTCCTGCAGGGGCAACTGCATGGGTTTATGTAGATCTGGGTGAGACAAAGACCAGCATCATCAACAGCATGACCATGAAATATTTTAATAAAGTTTATCCGACAGCTTCTCAGATCCAGGTTTCTAACGATCATGAAAACTGGATCACAGTAAAATTTCTGTCAAAGAATGCAGGACTTACAAACCAGACAGATACTTATGAGACAGAGACACCATTGTCTGTCAGATATGTCAGACTTCTCTTTACTGAAATCAACAGCCAGGCAGCAGGAAATGCGATCGGTCTGAAAGAGTTTGAGATTTATGGTATTCAGAGCGAAGCAAAGTATCAGGTTGAGGCAGCAGAAGCTGTAGAGGGAATTACGGTAGACAAAGGAACAGAAGCAGCAGATCTGAATCTTCCGAAACTTGTCAGTGTACAGTTGAAGCGTAACGGCTCTGAAACTGCAAAGACAGTGCAGATGCCGGTTGTATGGAATACAGAGAATTATAATGCAGCGGCAGATGGTGTCTATACACTGGAAGGAATCATTTCATTAAATGGAACAGTTCAGAACACTGCGGATGTAAAGGTACAGGTTGCCGTGACAGTAGGAAGCGGACAGGCAGCACCGGATAAGACAGAGCTTGCGGCAGCAATCGCGGCAGCAGAAGAAATTGACCGGACACTTTATACAAAGACTACGGCAGCAGAATTTGTAGCAGCTTATGAGAGTGCAGTAGCCGTCAATGAGTCAGAAGATGCAGATCAGGCTGCGATTGATGAGGCAAAAGAGGCTCTGCTCGCAAAGAAAGATGCATTATTATTAAAGATTACGACAGAAAAAGAAAATCTTTCCCTTAATAAGCCGGTAACGGTTTCGGGAACGACTAACGGAAGAAAAGAGAACTGTGTAGACGGGGATGACAGTACGAAGTGGGACAGCAATCTGATCAAAGGAAGTAACGCTACCGATACGAAAGCATGGGTAGTGATCGACCTGGGAGAGGATTCAGCAAACCTGATCGATAAGATCACTGCAAAATACTTTAATAAAGTTTATCCAACGCAGTATGAGATCCAGGTATCAGATGATAATGAAAACTGGACAACCGTAAAAGCTCTTTCTAAAGAAGCAGGACTGACCGGACAGACGGATGTGGTTGAATTTGAGCAGCCGGTAGCCGGCAGATATGTAAGATTTTATTTTACAGAACTGAACAGTGAAGCTTATGGTGACGGCATCGGAATCAATGAGATCACAGTAGAAGGAAGAAAGATCAATGAGACAGCAGCAGTGACAGGAGTTCCGGCACTGAATCAGATTGAAGTAGCGAAAGGAACGACAGCAGAGGAGATCCGTGATCAGCTTCCGGCAACGGTCACTGTAAAAGTAACAGTAGACGGAGTAACCGAACCAGTTGATGTAGTCCTTCCGGTTCAGTGGGATCTTTCAGCATATTCCGGTGAAAAGGATGCAACCTATACACTTCAGGGAACACTTGTAACGCAGGGAACGATTGCAGAGGCAGCAGAACTTCCGGCGGAAGTGACTGTAAAAGTTGGAACAGGCGAAGAAGTGGTAGTCAATAAAGAAACACTCAGAACAGTACTGGAAGCACTGGAAGAAAAAGATCTGTCAGGATATACAGAAGAGTCCGTTGCGGCATTGCAGGCAGCGTTACAGACAGCAGAGGCAGTGCTGGCAGATGAGAGTGCAGATCAGGCAGCAGTAGATCAGGCACTTGCAGCATTGCAGGCGGCAAAAGAGGGATTGAAAGTAAAAGACAATTCAGGCAAAGACGATTCGGGCAAAGACGATCCTGGTAAAAATGATCCGGGCAAGAACGATCCGGATAAAAATGATCCAGGCAAGAATGATCCGGGAAAAAATGATCCGGGATCAGATCAGCCGGCTGCAGATGTTCCGTCCAATGGAACAACCGGAAATGATGCTCAGACTTCCGGTAAGGGAGATGCAGGACAGAAAAATACAGCAGTGAAGACCGGAGACAGCAGTTCCGGTGTGTATGCGGAATTGATGCTTCTGAGTCTTGCAATGGGTTGTGCAGGAATTTATCTGAAGAAAAAAGAGAAAAACAGATAA
- a CDS encoding ABC transporter substrate-binding protein: MKMLKKAASIVLASAMVVSLAACGSSNDKGSSADTDTFKIGGIGPTTGDNAIYGTAVKNGIQLAVDEINAAGGINGKQIEYKFEDDQSDAEKSVNAYNTLKDWGMQMLIGTTTSTPCTAVVEESHNDNLFQLTPSATAVESIQYDNAFRMCFSDPNQGSASADYIADNNLAKKVAVIYNSSDTYSSGIYQNFVTEAEKKGLEVVAAKAFTADNKTDFSVQIQKAKDAGAELVFLPIYYQEASLILAQANKAGFSPKWFGCDGMDGILDLEGFDASLAENLMFLTPFTANATDDATQKFVADFKDAFGDTPIQFAADAYDCVYAIKAAAEKENITPDMSASDICDALKKGMTEITYDGLTGKSITWSEDGEPTKDPTVVVVQNGEYQVLEAK, encoded by the coding sequence ATGAAAATGCTGAAAAAAGCAGCAAGTATTGTACTTGCATCAGCAATGGTTGTTTCACTGGCAGCCTGCGGAAGTAGTAATGACAAAGGTTCATCAGCAGATACTGATACATTTAAGATTGGTGGAATCGGACCTACAACAGGAGATAATGCAATTTACGGAACAGCGGTAAAGAACGGAATCCAGCTTGCAGTAGACGAGATTAATGCAGCAGGAGGAATTAATGGAAAGCAGATTGAGTATAAGTTTGAGGATGACCAGTCCGATGCTGAAAAATCTGTCAATGCTTACAATACTCTGAAAGACTGGGGTATGCAGATGCTGATCGGTACGACAACATCTACACCTTGTACAGCAGTAGTTGAAGAGTCACATAACGATAATCTGTTCCAGTTGACACCGTCTGCTACAGCAGTAGAGAGTATCCAGTATGATAATGCATTCCGTATGTGCTTCTCAGACCCGAACCAGGGTAGTGCATCAGCCGACTATATTGCTGATAATAACCTGGCTAAAAAGGTAGCAGTTATCTACAACAGTTCCGATACTTATTCTTCAGGAATCTATCAGAACTTTGTTACAGAGGCAGAGAAAAAAGGCCTTGAAGTAGTAGCAGCAAAGGCATTTACAGCAGATAATAAGACTGATTTCTCAGTACAGATTCAGAAGGCAAAAGATGCCGGAGCAGAGCTGGTATTCCTTCCGATCTATTATCAGGAGGCATCCCTGATCCTTGCACAGGCAAATAAAGCAGGTTTTTCACCGAAGTGGTTCGGATGTGACGGAATGGACGGTATTCTGGATCTTGAAGGATTTGATGCTTCACTGGCAGAGAACCTGATGTTCCTGACACCATTTACAGCCAATGCTACAGATGATGCAACTCAGAAGTTCGTGGCTGATTTCAAGGACGCATTTGGTGATACACCAATCCAGTTTGCAGCAGATGCTTATGACTGTGTTTATGCAATCAAGGCAGCAGCAGAGAAAGAGAATATTACACCGGATATGAGTGCTTCTGATATTTGTGATGCACTGAAAAAAGGCATGACAGAGATCACTTATGATGGTCTTACAGGAAAGAGTATCACCTGGAGCGAGGACGGAGAGCCTACAAAAGATCCAACCGTTGTTGTAGTACAGAACGGAGAGTATCAGGTACTCGAGGCAAAATAA
- a CDS encoding FAD-dependent oxidoreductase gives MKKEYQHIFEPFTVRRMTMKNRIMMTPMGTNYGESSGEMSFLHINYYEQRAKGGVGLIMVENASVDSPEGSNGTTQLRIDHDNYLPRLFKLTETVHKHGACIGIQINHAGASAQSARTNMQPVSASDIPSKAGGEIPRPLSKDEIMRIVKKYGEAAKRAQIAGFDTVEIHGGHSYLLSQFLSPITNKRTDEFGGSLENRARFARLVIEEVRRQVGPFFPIFLRISADEFMEGGNTLEDSLEYLKYLEKEVDVIDVSCGLNGSIQYQIDANHFPDGWRSYMAKAVKERFGKPCVTMGNIRDPHVAEDILARGDADLIGMGRGLIADPDWVNKVEFGDVCDIRKCISCNIGCAGNRIGINRPIRCTVNPNVPDGEGYKKLKVNKPCNVVVIGGGTAGMEAACTAAEVGCTTFLLEKKPYLGGLAAEISKIPDKKRLADFPNYMIHRTNNLKNLFAFTNTDANVDFIKNLKPNIIVNATGSSPLLPPIPGLHENIDKEGGKVASILTMINHVNDYPTDLTGKKVVVIGGGAVGLDVVEFFAPRGADVSIVEMMPIIGNGIDPVSKVDMGTLMKKYGVHQMPNTALKEVRPDNFLVEADGELKELPFDYGFVCLGMKAENPVLQQVKNAFEDDQNIEIVNIGDSVRARRIIEGTEEGRNILNTLEKRGYL, from the coding sequence ATGAAAAAAGAGTATCAGCATATCTTTGAACCTTTTACAGTTCGCCGTATGACAATGAAGAACCGTATCATGATGACTCCAATGGGAACGAACTACGGAGAATCCAGTGGAGAAATGAGTTTCCTCCATATTAATTATTATGAACAGAGAGCCAAAGGCGGTGTAGGACTTATTATGGTAGAAAATGCCAGCGTCGATTCTCCGGAAGGTTCTAACGGAACCACTCAGCTCCGTATCGACCACGATAATTACCTGCCTCGTCTTTTCAAACTGACAGAGACGGTTCACAAGCATGGTGCATGTATCGGTATCCAGATCAATCACGCAGGAGCTTCCGCACAGTCTGCAAGAACAAATATGCAGCCGGTATCCGCTTCTGATATTCCGTCCAAAGCCGGTGGAGAGATTCCTCGTCCACTTTCTAAAGATGAGATCATGCGAATCGTAAAGAAATATGGGGAAGCAGCAAAGCGGGCTCAGATCGCCGGATTTGATACTGTAGAGATCCACGGAGGACATTCTTATCTGTTAAGCCAGTTCCTCTCACCGATCACAAATAAGAGAACAGACGAATTTGGCGGTTCTCTTGAAAACCGTGCAAGATTCGCACGCCTGGTCATTGAAGAAGTAAGAAGACAGGTCGGACCATTCTTCCCAATCTTCCTCCGTATCAGTGCTGACGAATTTATGGAAGGTGGAAATACACTGGAAGATTCTTTGGAATATCTGAAATATCTTGAAAAAGAAGTAGACGTAATCGATGTATCCTGTGGCCTGAACGGTTCAATTCAGTATCAGATCGATGCCAACCACTTCCCGGATGGATGGCGTTCTTACATGGCAAAGGCTGTAAAAGAGCGTTTCGGAAAACCATGTGTAACAATGGGAAATATTCGTGACCCACATGTTGCTGAAGATATTCTTGCAAGAGGTGATGCTGATCTGATCGGTATGGGACGTGGACTGATCGCTGATCCTGACTGGGTAAATAAAGTAGAATTTGGGGATGTTTGTGATATCCGTAAATGTATTTCCTGTAATATCGGATGTGCCGGAAACCGTATCGGAATCAACCGTCCGATCCGCTGTACTGTAAATCCGAATGTACCGGACGGAGAAGGATATAAGAAATTAAAAGTTAATAAACCTTGTAACGTAGTTGTTATCGGTGGTGGAACTGCCGGAATGGAAGCTGCCTGCACAGCCGCTGAAGTCGGATGTACAACCTTCCTTCTCGAGAAGAAACCATACCTTGGCGGTCTTGCAGCAGAGATCTCAAAGATTCCGGACAAGAAACGTCTTGCTGACTTCCCGAATTATATGATCCACCGCACAAATAACCTGAAAAATCTCTTTGCATTTACAAATACAGATGCAAATGTTGACTTTATCAAGAACCTGAAGCCAAATATCATTGTCAACGCAACCGGTTCTTCACCGCTGCTCCCACCAATCCCGGGACTGCATGAGAACATTGACAAAGAAGGCGGAAAAGTTGCTTCTATCCTGACCATGATCAATCATGTCAACGACTATCCGACTGACCTGACAGGAAAGAAAGTGGTTGTTATCGGTGGTGGAGCTGTCGGTCTTGATGTTGTTGAATTTTTCGCTCCACGCGGAGCAGATGTCAGCATCGTAGAGATGATGCCGATCATCGGAAATGGAATTGATCCGGTATCCAAAGTTGATATGGGTACATTAATGAAGAAATACGGCGTACATCAGATGCCGAATACAGCACTGAAAGAAGTCCGTCCGGACAACTTCCTTGTAGAAGCCGACGGAGAACTGAAAGAACTTCCATTTGATTATGGATTTGTCTGCCTGGGTATGAAAGCCGAGAATCCGGTTCTCCAGCAGGTAAAAAATGCCTTTGAAGATGATCAGAATATCGAGATCGTCAATATCGGAGACAGCGTAAGAGCAAGACGAATCATCGAAGGTACAGAAGAAGGACGTAACATCCTGAATACTCTTGAGAAGAGAGGATATCTGTAA